CCTGCTTTTTGTTCAGGGCGGACAAAGTCTGCTTTACACCATCGGTAAAGAAGAACCACAGACATCGATGCTGGTGAATTCGCTCGGCCGCAAATGGGAATTTACTTTTACTACATTGGTTACTTTTGGCGGTGCTTTTTTCGCGTCGTTTCCGCTGTTTTATTCCACCAGCTTCGGTGGCGCATACTGGCTCTGGATGCTAATTCTATTTACATTTATTTTGCAAGCTGTCAGCTATGAATTCCGCTCAAAGCAGGGGAATGTTTTTGGTAAAAAAACCTTTGAATGGTTTCTTTTTCTGAATGGATTTATAGGAACTGTATCACTTGGAGTGGCCGTTGCGACTATGTTCACCGGTGGAAATTTTATTCACAATGAAATGAATTTCACTTCGTGGAGCAACAACTGGCATGGACTCGAAGCTTTTGCTAATCCGATCAATGTCGCGCTTGGTCTTGCCGTTTTCTTTCTGTCGCGGGTAATTGCCATTCTATATTTCAACAGCACCATCAATGACAATTTAATCCGTGAACGAAATAAAAAACATTTGCTCATTAATTCAGTTTTATTTCTTGTTTTCTTTCTGACTTTCATTATCGCGTCCTGGCTCATCGACGGCTATGCCTACGATTCTGTAACCGGAAAGATTTTCACGGAACCGAATAAATATTTCTACAATAATATTGAGCATCCGCTCACCGGGATATTATTTTTGGTTGGTGTATTGTTGGTTTTGCTGGGCCTTTTCCGCGGAAATACCTGCTACAAAACATGTGGCGGAAAAGCCCTCTATCCGGTTGGAATAGGTACTTTCCTTACGGTACTTTCGCTTTTCTGTAATCTGGGTTACAACAACACCGTTTTCTATCCTTCGCTTATTTCCATGCAGAGTGGACTTACAATCGAAAAGGCTTCTTCAAGCCAGTTTACGTTGACCGTTATGAGCTATGTGTCGCTGCTCGTACCATTTGTTGCAGCTTATATTTTCTTTGCGTGGCGGGCGCTCAACAAAAAGAAAATCGACATTGATGAAATGAACGACGACTCACATAAATATTAAAACAAAAAGTCATGTACCTCTCTTCTATATTATGGCTTCTTACCTGGCCCCTGCTGATTTTTGTTTCTTACCAGACAATACGCCTGCTGTTGAAAAAATACGGCGATAAGCTGGAGAAAACTGAGTAAAAAAAACTTTGTGCAAAGCTTCTAATTTAGTTTGAAATACAAATGAAGCAATCCAGCTCAAATAAAGGCTCCAACAAATTGTCGGTGGAGGTTGTATTACTGGCTGCACAGAGCGATCATCAAACACTAGCTCTCTGGGCTGCAGATTGTGCAGAGCGTGTTTTACCCCTGTTTGCTGATTTGAATCCCGACGACACTCGCCCATCTTTAGCTATAGCAGCCGTCCGCGTCTGGGCATCCGGGCAAATGAGCGTTGGTGAAGCCCGGAAATCGGCCTTTGCCGCTCATGCAGCTGCCCGTGAATCAGGTTCAACCGCTGCAGCCGCTGTTGCACGTTCCTGCGGACATGCAGCAGCCACGGCACATGTGGCTGGACACGCCATCCATGCGGCAATATATGCAATTAAAGCAGTAACACTGGCCGGCAGCGATATTGAAGCTGAATACATTTGGCAACTAAAGCGGTTGAAAACTCAATCGTCTTATTGATAAATGATTATGCTTTACTGCAGCGTGTAGCTGAATAGAATATTGTTATTACAGTGTTAATTGTTTGCAAATCAATAATTCATATTTATATCTTTGTGATATCAATTTAATATCATATGGAAAAGAACATCAAACCATCGCAAGGGTATCTGTCATTAGCCATTAGTTTTCTGATGCTTTGCTCACCCTTTCTGATTTTTGCAAATGACAACAGTTTGCTCCTCATTACCGGCACCATCGTGCTTTCATTTCTTTCAATCTTTGGTTTTATCGGTTTGTTTGTAGTAAACCCAAACGAAAGCATGGTGCTTATTCTCTTTGGAAAATACATGGGAACTGCACGCGACAACGGATTTTTCTGGGTGAATCCTTTTTATGTCAAGAAAAAGATTTCGCTGCGTGCCCGCAACATGGAAAGCGAATCGTTGAAAGTGAATGACAAAATGGGTAATCCAATTATCATCAGTGTTGTCATGGTTTGGCGCATACGCGACACCTACAAAGCCGCTTTCGAAGTCGATAACTACGAAGTATTCGTAAAAACACAAACCGAAGCAGCTGTGCGCAAGCTCGCTCATACTTACCCCTACGACACATTCGACGATGCGCAGGAAGAAATTTCACTGCGTGCCGGTGGCGACGAAATCAATGCGGAACTTGAAAGAGAAATTTCGGAACGACTCTCCATTGCAGGCGTTGAAGTACTTGAGTCGCGACTCTCAAATCTGTCTTATGCGCCGGAAATTGCAGGAGCCATGTTGCAGCGCCAGCAGGCTACCGCCATCATTGCGGCTCGTACACGCATTGTTGAAGGTGCTGTAAGTATGGTTGAACTGGCTCTGAATCAGCTAAGCAAGAAAAATATCGTTGAGCTTGACGACGAGCGTAAAGCTGCCATGGTTGGCAATCTGATGGTTGTCCTCACTTCGGAACGCGCGGCCCAGCCCATTGTTAACGCAGGTACATTATATTAAAATCAATGGTCATGAACACTTTCAGTGAAACACAGGACACACGAAAACCCTGGTTTATAGCAATTCCCATCGTATTGTGGATCGCATATATGGTATATGCTGTAATAACGCTATACAACTATCAGACTGTTGGAACACCGCTTGGGAAAAATGGCGAAGAAATGCCAGTGGCACTCTTTATTGTAATCATGGTTTTTCTCAGTCTGACATTTGCGTTCCTGTTGTTTATAATGCTGCGGCTTGAACTTAAAGTGAGTATCACCTCAAGTGGAATATATTTCGAAATGCCGCCATTCAAAAAGCCAGTAACCTACAAGCCGGAAGAAATTGAATTTGCGTATGTGCGCAAATATCTCCCGATAAGACAATACGGCGGCTGGGGCTGGCGCGGGATTCACGACAAGGCCTATAATGTCAGCGGCCGGTGGGGCATTCAGATCATTCTGAAAAATAAACGCAGAGTATTGCTGGGCGTAAAAAATCATGAACAGGCAGCAAAAGCACTGGAATCCATTGGATTCAATAAAAAACCGTAGCCATGGGCAAAAAAGCATTTGCGCTCCGCATCGACGAAGAAGTGATGAAAGCTCTGGAAAAGTGGGCTGCCGACGAATTCCGCTCAGTCAATGGACAGATTGAATGGATCCTGCATCAATCGCTGGCCAAAGCCGGACGGGTTCCGAAAAAAGATAAAAATAATTCTGATAATCATGGAAATCAAGACGGTATCGCGAGCTGAATCCATTCCTGATCCTGCCAAGAGAAGGGTCACGCGTCCGGAGACGCGCGCCCAGTGGTAGGTTTAGAAAAAAGAAATCGTATTACAAATCTCGTATTTACAAAAAAAGCTGCCTTTTCGGGCAGCTTTTTTATTTCTTTCAATACCTGATTAAACAAGCTTGATTGGTGTCTTTTCTGTTGGATCCAGCGCTGCGCTGGTAACATCAACATCAGCTTCGACGAAATAAGCCGATTTTTCGTTATCGGCAAATGCGCCCACTTTTCCCAAAGCGCCCAATGCACCACCTTTTTCTTTCATTTCGTCATTGGAAGATTTGATGATTGAAAATGGCAGTGTAAAAGGGATTTCCTTTGTTTCACCAGTTTTAATGGTGAATACTTCGCTCAATTTCACCTGACCGAGTGTGAGTTCTTTTGTTTCCTTTTCTTCACCTCTGCCGGTGGTGTACTCTTCGATCATTTTCACTTCGATGCCTTTGACTTCCTGATCGCTTTTGGTAGTCAGCACAATGGTTCCGGTAACTGTGCCATCGGCTTTGCCAGCCTGAGCCGGAATACGAAGTTCAACTTTCACTCCGCCGATTCCGAGTTTGTTCTTCATGTTTTGGAAAAATCCCATAGTAAAAAAATTTAGTTAGTAAATAGAGACAGTTTGCCGGAGGGGGTGCCGGATTATTTTTTCCCGGGATACGCTTTAACAGCGGCTTCCAGAATTTCCATGCTGCGTTTCATGTCAGTCACATTCAGTACATAGCTAATGCGGACTTCGTCTTTTCCCATGCCAGGTGTGGAATAAAATCCTGTTGCCGGCGCAAGCATAACGGTGTCACCGTTGAGGTTAAAATCTTCGAGCAGCCACTGACAGAATTTATCGCTATCATCAATCGGAAGGCGGGCAACCACGTAGAATGCACCTTTAGGATTTGGGCAGAAAGCGCCTTCCATTTTATTGATGGCTTCGACAACGATATTGCGACGGGCAACATACTCCGCTTTAACTTCAGTGAAATAAGATTCGGGGGTGTCGATGGCCGCTTCCGAAGCCACCTGGCCAAAAGTCGGCGGACTCAGACGGGCCTGCGCAAATTTCATGGCTGCTGCCATCACTTCTTTGTTCTTCGAAATCAATGCACCAATGCGGAATCCACAGGCGCTGTAGCGTTTCGAAACAGAGTCAACCAAAATGCTGTTCTGGTCGAGGCCTTCCAGTTCCATGACTGAAAAGTGCTTAGCATCGCCATAAATAAATTCGCGATAAACTTCATCGGCCAAAAGATACAAATTATGCTTTTTTGCGAGCCGGCCGAGTGTCTCGATTTCTTCTTTCGAATATAAATATCCGGTCGGGTTATTTGGGTTGCAGACCAGAATGGCTTTGGTTTTCGGAGTAATTACTTTTTCGAATTCCTCAATGGCAGGAAGAGCAAAGCCGGTATCTATTTTTGAAGGAATCGGAACATTTTTCACACCGCAATTGACCGAAAAGCCATTGTAATTAGCGTAAAATGGTTCGGGTACAATCAGTTCATCGTCAGGATCCATTATTGTACTGAGGGCAATCAAAATGGCTTCAGACCCGCCTGCAGTAACTATAATATCGTCGGCTGTGACGTGAATATTGTTTTTTTCGTAGTAGCCAACAAGCTTCTGCCTGTATGAAAGAATTCCTGCCGAATGGCTGTATTCAACTACTTTCTGACTGAAATTGCGAATGGCATTCATCGCCACATCGGGTGTAGGAATGTCGGGCTGTCCAATATTGAGGTGATAAACTTTCACTCCGCGTTTTTTTGCGGCATCGGAAAAAGGAACCAGCTTGCGTATGGGCGAAGCAGGCATGTTCTGAGCTTTTCTTGATATTCCGGGCATGACTATGTGTTTTAAGTAAAAAAAATCCCGTCAGCATTTGACGGGACAAAGTTTCAAAAAAAAAATGACAAATGACAAACAAATGATATTAAATCACCTTGCCTTTGATTACAATGACAACCGGTGAATTTTCGGCGTTGGAAAGGATATTTACCTGCTTACTGAAGTCGCCTTCTTTTTCGGCATCAAAGGTTATTTTGATGCTTTTTTTCTGACCTGGCATAATGGGCTCTTTCGGATACGACGGAACTGTGCATCCGCAACTGGAACGGGGTTCTGAAAGCAGCAATGGTTGTTTGCCGGTGTTTGTAAACACAAAATCATAGGAAATTGGTGTGCCTTTGCTGATTGAACCAAAGTCGTGCGTTAGTTTTTCGAAGGAAATGACGGGACCGGTGGCCACATTCTGGGCTGCAACAAAAGCAAATGGCAGAGCCATCATCAGCAGAGAGAAAATTATTCTTTTCATATTGAGTGTTTTATTAATTAACAAAAGGAGTTCCGTTGTTGTCGTAGTTCTGGAAAGGCATGATTTCTTCCGGCTTTTTCTTAATGTTGCCGCTTATTTTCAGATAGACAGTTCCGTTGGTCGCATTTGACTCCACGGTGACCTGCTTATTGATCGGACCAATGCGGCCAGAGTCATATTTGACTTTTATGGCGCCGGTTTTCCCGGGAAGAATGGGTTCGTGAGGCCAGGTAGGCACCGTACATCCGCACGTAGAGCGTACATTAGACAGGAGTAAGGGCTCATTGCCAGTGTTAGTGAACGTGAAATCAACTTCTGCACGGTCACCGGCAGTGATTTCGCCAAAATCGTGAACAAGCTTGTCGAATTTGACTGTTGCACCACTCTGAGCATTGATCGCAATACCAGTGAGGAAGAACAATGCAAGAAATAAAGACATCGTTTTCATAGTATCATGAAATTTTGACAAAAATACAAAAATCCGGTGCGCAATAACAAATCATGTGCCATCTAATTCATTTCGATCAATTTGATTTATGCAAACGATAATAGTTTAAATCTCATAGAATTTTTACATTTGTAGGAAATATTGCCACATGCCGGATATAAAAATTCAAATGACCGATCACAATGCAGACCAGTGCCGATGCGAAAATTGCATTATGCGTGGGCTGATTTCGAGTTATGTTCCCGAAGAAGATAATGATGTTTTATGCCGCATAAAGAGGCAAAAAGCTTTTAAAAAAGGCGAAATCATTGTAAAGCAAGGCGAACCCATCGTAGATTTCTTTTATATCAAAAGTGGTATTGTCAAATTGTCAGCAACAACCGAATCACAGCGAACCCACATAATTTCGATTGCAAAACCACACGACTACATAAGTCTCCTAACAGTATTTCACGGCAAAAACTACGCTTACACAATGACTGCCATTGAATATACCGAGATTTGTATATTCCCGCTCAATCTGATTATAGATATGGCGATGCGTTATGGGAACCTTGCCATTGGTTTGCTGAAAAAATCGAGCAAAACCTCCGATGATATCATTGACCGTTTTGTGCAGAACAACAGTCGAAACCTGCGCGGACGCATAGCATTGACATTGCTTGATTTCTCGAAAGAAATCTATAAGTCCAGAATTTTTGAAATGCCTATTTCGCGTAAAGAAATTGCTGAATTAATCGGTATGACTACGGAAAATGTAATCCGCATCCTGAGCGAATTCCGCAAAGAAGAAATTATTCGCATCGAAGGCAAAGAAATTGAGATTCTTGATTTCGATCGACTGCAAATGATCAGTGACCGCGGCTGAGAGCCATGCATGATATTGAACCATTTTACAACTGGCGCCACCTCTACATAAGCGAGGAAGATAGCATGTCGCCCTTTTATGGAAGGGAATACAGCGATATTTATTTTACCCACGCTGTTTACAATTATTATATCCATCCTCAATGGGACGATTTCGGATCCAACACGTTGTATCTGAAAATCATTTTTGCAGATTATCGCAGCAGGACCGCCATTATTGAATTTATTGGCGAATGGAATGATCTGCTGTATAATGACATTATGTTTCTGAAGCGGAACGTTGTTGAAACTTTGATTGAAAGCGGAGTTTCGAACTTTATTCTCATTGGCGAAAACGTCCTCAACTTTCATTATTCCGACACCGACTACTACGAAGAATGGCTCGAAGAGCTCGATGAAGGCTATATTACCTGCATCGGTTTTTTACCCCATGTTGTTGAAGATATGCGCAAAGGCCGCATCAGCCGCTACATAACGATCAACGATGAAATTAACGAGTTACCCTGGCGCACTTATCTGCCCGACAATCTGATTCTGAAAGTGGAGTCACTGCTTTAGGCGTTAGGCGTTAGGCGCTAGGCGTAAGGCGTTAGGCGTAAGGCATAAGGCGTTAGGCATAAGGCGTTAGGCATTCGGTTTAACGTCCCGACTACGTCGGAGGCGACATTCTGGCGTCGCATTGTCAATACTTTTCTTTTTCATTGTCCTTCGACAAGCTCAGGATAAACTCCAAGAAAAGTATTACCGCTTTCAGCGGCATAAACTCCAGAAAAGCTAGTCGCCAGATATGGTTTTCGGAAAAATAAACGGACATTTTCGTTTACTTTGTTAGGCGGTTTTTTCGAAAACCTATTTTGAATAAAATGCTAAACCGCCACTACGCCACACGTTTTCCCATCCCGGAATCGTCGCCGGAGGTGACATTCTGGCGTTGGGAATACGAAATGGAAATTATAAAGTTATCAAGTTAAAAGGTAACGTTTGATCAAGTGACAACTACGCACTCACTCTGATTCTCCTGACCATTGAATCCGAAACGGTGACACCCGCGCCTCTGCAGACCGCTCTGGGAGGCATTCTCCGCGCGTGCCAACAAATATTGCTTGTCTGAATATGTTGTATGGAAAGATATTTCAGCCATTAAAAATTAACGTTGAGTAAAGATAAAAAATTATTTCTACGTGCACTAAATGTTAAATTTGGGACGCCAGGGGGTTTGGCCTTTGTGGGAGCGGATCGTGGCGTCCCATTTGGTGTCCCAAAATAGAAAACTCATGTTCAGCACACATCAAATTTTTTACACTACTCTCCTCCAAATTCCCAACCCCCGAAAATTTAATAATTTCAATGCTTTTCTGAGAGTAAAAAGCCCCGCTGGAGGGCGGGGCGTTTACATATAAAAGGATGTAAATATTTATTGTGAATATTACTGTGTGGATTCACATCCACCAGAAAATGGAGCAAATAAATATTTTTTTGAAAAACCTGAGTTGATTGATATAACAGTAACGGAATCTGTTCCTTTGTTTTTTATTATTGTGTCATTAATACAGACATTTTTGAAGAAGGACATATTTGGTTTAACATCAATATCATAAAAATAAATCGAATCAGCTGATTGAATGGAAATCATCGCGCCACTGCTATCAATACCAGAATAGTCTTTTTTTATCAACACTCCTCTAAATTCTTGATTTAAATATACACGTGTGTAATACTCTTGCATGTGAATAATAGGTGCATTTTTTAAATGAGAACTTAAGCTTGATAAGAAAACAATTACTGCAACTATTGTTACTGCAGCAATTACTAATATAATCAACAATGGTGATTTTTTAGTTTCCTGTGCCATTTGGTTGTGATGAGTTATATTCTTTCGCTTTCTCGTCAAAAACTTTTGTATTCGATGGGTCACTTTTCATTTGAGGGACATTCTTGAGAAATTTTGCAAAATCCTCACTCCATGGTAAATCAGTATGAGGCTTCCATTGCACTAAACTGCCTGTTGAATTCATTTCTTTATCTTCTAAGACGAAATTTTCGGTTTTGTTGTTGAAATAATATATTTCTCCTCCTGCAAAAGTCTGAACTGGGTCATCAATATGAACAAAGCTATAATGATTCTTAATACCTGGATGATTTGCAGGGTTTTCACTGTCATTTTTTCCGTTATAGGCAGGTGTTGCAACAGTAATTAAATTCACATTTATACCAATCGAACTTAAAAAGCCAGCAGCTTGAATTGCCACATTTCCTCCGTGACTATAACCAATAAGAGTTACTGGTTCATTTTCTGAAATTTGCCCTGAAGCCAACATTGTCGCTCTCGTTTTCATGACATGAACAGTAAGAACAAGTGCACTAATAAATCTATCGGTTTCTTTATTTAATAACGGTGCATCCCAAGTAAATGAATCATCACAGCTTGAATTTCCACCTATTCTCATTAGTTGATTTTTAACAGATGATGAAAAAACGTATCGGCTTGAGTTCTGATTAGACCCATGAATAATAAAAGCCTCCAACCCATCAAAGTCAATTGCCTGAATAGGCGTATTGGAAGCAAACTGATATGGTGACAATTCTGGGTATTTTTGTTGCTGAACTATTAATGGGTCAGCCGACAAAAATCGTCCAATTCTATTATCATAAATTCTTGCACCATAATCCTGCTGATTTCCAGTCCCTTTCACCTCGTTGTCATTCTCTTTGCCATTGAATCCGAAACGGTGACACCCGCGCCTCTGCAGCCCGCTCTGGGAGCCATTCTCAGCGCGCGCCAATAAATAACGATCGTCTGAATATGTTGTATGGAAAGATGTTTCGGGCATGGAAAATTAACGCTGAGTAAAGATAGAAAATTATTTCTGAGTGTGCATAATGTTAAATTTGGGACGCCAGGGGGTTTGAGTTGTGTGGGTGCGGGATGTGGCGTCCCATGAATGATGCTTTTTATTGAAATTGACCTGGAGCACACGCTTGTATTATACATAATAAAAATGTGCGCAATCGCAAATTAGCAACATATATTGACCAATCTTTACTCATCAAATATTCTAACATCAATAAAACTCCATCCGTACCAATTCTCCTCAATATGCCTAAAAGTATTATTGCTAACTGAATAGTCATTAAAATTACAATATCTGAATTTTGTTAGCATTGATGATTGCAAATATTCATATACAACATAAAGTCCATTATCATTCTTGATTATTATTACTGAATTTAAAAAATTAAAATAAAAAAACTTATTGCGATCAATACGAAT
The Bacteroidetes bacterium GWF2_43_63 DNA segment above includes these coding regions:
- a CDS encoding cytochrome C oxidase assembly protein, translating into MFETLSYLALQEYWWFLVSILGSVLVFLLFVQGGQSLLYTIGKEEPQTSMLVNSLGRKWEFTFTTLVTFGGAFFASFPLFYSTSFGGAYWLWMLILFTFILQAVSYEFRSKQGNVFGKKTFEWFLFLNGFIGTVSLGVAVATMFTGGNFIHNEMNFTSWSNNWHGLEAFANPINVALGLAVFFLSRVIAILYFNSTINDNLIRERNKKHLLINSVLFLVFFLTFIIASWLIDGYAYDSVTGKIFTEPNKYFYNNIEHPLTGILFLVGVLLVLLGLFRGNTCYKTCGGKALYPVGIGTFLTVLSLFCNLGYNNTVFYPSLISMQSGLTIEKASSSQFTLTVMSYVSLLVPFVAAYIFFAWRALNKKKIDIDEMNDDSHKY
- a CDS encoding Arc family DNA binding domain-containing protein yields the protein MGKKAFALRIDEEVMKALEKWAADEFRSVNGQIEWILHQSLAKAGRVPKKDKNNSDNHGNQDGIAS
- a CDS encoding aspartate aminotransferase (catalyzes the formation of oxalozcetate and L-glutamate from L-aspartate and 2-oxoglutarate) → MPGISRKAQNMPASPIRKLVPFSDAAKKRGVKVYHLNIGQPDIPTPDVAMNAIRNFSQKVVEYSHSAGILSYRQKLVGYYEKNNIHVTADDIIVTAGGSEAILIALSTIMDPDDELIVPEPFYANYNGFSVNCGVKNVPIPSKIDTGFALPAIEEFEKVITPKTKAILVCNPNNPTGYLYSKEEIETLGRLAKKHNLYLLADEVYREFIYGDAKHFSVMELEGLDQNSILVDSVSKRYSACGFRIGALISKNKEVMAAAMKFAQARLSPPTFGQVASEAAIDTPESYFTEVKAEYVARRNIVVEAINKMEGAFCPNPKGAFYVVARLPIDDSDKFCQWLLEDFNLNGDTVMLAPATGFYSTPGMGKDEVRISYVLNVTDMKRSMEILEAAVKAYPGKK